From a region of the Gossypium raimondii isolate GPD5lz chromosome 10, ASM2569854v1, whole genome shotgun sequence genome:
- the LOC105778670 gene encoding probable disease resistance protein At4g27220 — MEYVEPIFCIANCLGTPVCKYLQYHRKLNYYVRNFKIIRDELGSQMEDIELQLKAELLHPMGKIPKKGVENWLAKVKVMIKEAQDVENIVTNGRYVSRAWNGKLVDKKIREMKKLLDKVPNALGSLVIDGPSVGLALPTSELVGEKAVKDEIWQCLMQEEVSKIGVWGMGGVGKTTIMKHIHNDLLKERIFYRVIWLTVSKEFDVVKLQDDIASALNLKKDLDKAGDKLKRAAFLSEMLKKAGKHILILDDVWDKISLEEVGIPEPTSGNGCKMVLTTRSEQVCKYIDCKVIIVKPLSEEESLILFLNKVGPNIVQSPTLMPTLRLVVKECAGLPLTIVVVAGTLKGENEPCIWKNALKELKERIGKVEGAEAEVIERLKFSFDHLKDDKVKHCFLYCAFYPEDFKIPKNELIECWIDEGFIDEMDTREEMKDKGHVIMKKLEDNCLLEKCSNHLRWTCVKMHDAVRDMALSITNVNSRCMIQAGKQSKKLLKKDGWMADVEKVSLMRNSISRILKDRSSPQHQLLKTLLLQDNPIEKIPNSFFANMPSLSVLNLSRTKIERLPNSISKLENLTTLLLDGCQALRYLPCLSKLQGLKKLNLCQTKIEEAPEGMDMLINLRYLDLYVVTLKEIPIGLLPKLSRLQHLRFDEDNEKTSLRAEEVVPLEKLESFCGRFKDMHELNKFASSMQQCKSNLIKYRLQVGPSCWEHERDKFVSINELEFCQGEFIMLPTDIQQLDISDCHGLEFLVSSSSFSYSCSHPFHSLELLHLRHLPELSELIKVERLILSATFSHLKRILIWRCMSMKTLLAHWLLPNLQNLEEIWVEDYDELVEILGTSTLEDHQDAEKGSDAFIKFNLPKLRNLELHALPELKSICSKSGAMVCDSLQVINVSSCDKLKRIPPFVPLIGNGQPYGHAPPSLNITSSTFWWESLEWDDPNFKNVLQPHWHPW; from the coding sequence ATGGAGTACGTAGAGCCTATCTTTTGCATTGCAAATTGTCTCGGAACTCCAGTTTGTAAATACTTGCAGTATCACAGAAAGTTGAATTATTATGTGAGAAACTTCAAGATAATCAGAGATGAACTGGGTAGCCAAATGGAAGACATTGAGCTGCAATTGAAAGCAGAGCTTCTTCATCCTATGGGAAAGATACCAAAGAAAGGAGTTGAAAATTGGTTAgcgaaagtgaaagtgatgattAAGGAAGCACAAGATGTTGAAAATATAGTCACTAATGGGAGATATGTCAGTCGTGCTTGGAATGGAAAgttggttgataaaaagattcgAGAAATGAAGAAACTTCTTGACAAAGTTCCTAATGCCTTGGGAAGTCTTGTCATTGATGGTCCAAGTGTTGGGTTGGCTTTGCCAACATCAGAACTAGTTGGTGAGAAAGCTGTGAAAGATGAAATTTGGCAATGTTTAATGCAGGAGGAGGTGAGTAAGATTGGGGTATGGGGGATGGGCGGTGTGGGCAAAACAACCATCATGAAGCACATCCACAATGATCTTTTGAAAGAACGGATATTCTATAGGGTAATTTGGCTTACTGTATCAAAGGAGTTCGATGTTGTAAAGCTACAAGATGATATTGCAAGTGCATTGAATTTGAAGAAAGATTTGGACAAGGCAGGAGACAAGCTCAAACGAGCTGCATTCTTGTCAGAAATGTTGAAGAAAGCTGGAAAACATATTCTAATCCTGGATGATGTATGGGATAAAATTTCTCTAGAGGAAGTTGGGATCCCTGAGCCTACTAGCGGCAATGGATGCAAGATGGTATTGACAACTCGTTCAGAGCAAGTTTGTAAATATATCGATTGTAAGGTGATAATAGTGAAGCCCCTTTCGGAAGAAGAGTCATTGATATTATTCTTGAATAAAGTTGGACCTAACATAGTGCAGAGTCCAACTTTAATGCCAACTTTGAGACTAGTTGTCAAAGAATGTGCTGGTCTACCTCTTACAATTGTTGTAGTAGCTGGAACCCTGAAAGGAGAAAATGAGCCTTGTATTTGGAAAAATGCACTCAAGGAATTGAAAGAGAGAATAGGGAAGGTGGAGGGCGCAGAAGCCGAAGTAATTGAGCGTTTGAAATTCAGTTTCGACCACTTGAAAGATGACAAAGTGAAGCATTGCTTTTTGTATTGTGCATTTTATCctgaagattttaaaattccaaaGAATGAGCTAATCGAGTGTTGGATTGATGAGGGATTCATAGATGAAATGGATACAAGAGAAGAAATGAAAGATAAGGGCCATGTTATTATGAAAAAGTTAGAAGATAACTGCTTGTTGGAAAAATGTAGTAATCACCTCCGTTGGACTTGCGTGAAAATGCATGATGCAGTGAGAGATATGGCATTGTCCATCACAAATGTGAATTCTCGGTGTATGATACAAGCAGGCAAGCAATCAAAAAAGTTATTGAAAAAGGATGGATGGATGGCAGATGTTGAGAAGGTATCGCTTATGAGAAACTCCATATCACGGATTCTCAAAGATAGGTCGTCTCCACAACATCAACTGCTCAAGACCTTGTTATTGCAAGACAATCCTATAGAAAAGATCCCAAATTCTTTCTTTGCAAACATGCCTAGTTTGAGTGTTCTTAATTTGTCACGTACGAAGATTGAGCGTTTACCAAATTCCATCTCCAAATTAGAGAATCTCACTACACTATTGCTTGATGGTTGTCAAGCGTTAAGATATTTGCCTTGCCTTTCAAAGCTTCAAGGATTGAAGAAGTTGAATCTTTGTCAGACCAAAATTGAGGAAGCCCCTGAAGGCATGGATATGTTGATAAATCTAAGGTATCTTGATCTTTATGTTGTCACATTGAAAGAGATACCTATTGGACTTTTACCAAAACTTTCTCGCCTTCAACACTTGAGGTTTGATGAGGATAATGAAAAAACAAGCCTAAGAGCAGAGGAGGTTGTGCCATTGGAGAAGTTGGAATCCTTTTGCGGGCGTTTCAAAGACATGCATGAATTGAACAAGTTTGCCTCCTCAATGCAGCAATGTAAGAGCAATCTTATCAAGTACCGGTTACAGGTGGGGCCTTCATGTTGGGAACATGAAAGAGATAAATTTGTATCAAtcaatgaacttgaattttgcCAAGGTGAGTTTATTATGCTCCCAACTGATATTCAACAGTTGGATATTTCTGACTGCCATGGATTAGAGTTTCTTGTTTCCTCCTCCTCGTTTTCCTATTCTTGCTCTCATCCATTTCATAGCCTTGAGTTATTGCATCTTCGCCATTTGCCAGAGTTAAGTGAACTTATAAAAGTTGAAAGATTGATTCTGTCTGCCACCTTTTCCCATCTTAAAAGAATTCTTATATGGCGCTGCATGAGTATGAAGACGTTGTTAGCACATTGGTTGCTTCCCAACCTCCAAAACCTGGAAGAAATCTGGGTGGAAGATTATGATGAGCTAGTAGAAATATTGGGAACATCAACATTAGAAGATCACCAGGATGCAGAAAAAGGAAGCGATGCATTTATCAAATTCAACCTTCCTAAATTGAGAAACTTGGAATTGCATGCATTACCAGAATTGAAGAGCATCTGTAGTAAAAGTGGAGCAATGGTTTGTGATTCTCTCCAGGTTATCAATGTTAGTAGCTGTGATAAATTGAAGAGAATTCCTCCATTTGTTCCCCTTATTGGCAATGGTCAGCCATATGGACATGCTCCACCTTCTCTTAATATCACGTCAAGCACATTTTGGTGGGAATCGTTGGAATGGGATGatccaaactttaaaaatgttCTTCAACCCCATTGGCATCCATGGTAA
- the LOC105778597 gene encoding glycolipid transfer protein 1 → MEGTVFTPSLEGMQHIRSPQGEMLTKPFLDVCKLILPVIDKFGTAMALVKRDIGRNTSRLEKKYQSDPFRYNYLYNMVKEEYECKSAKGSTSCTNGILWLTRAMDFIVELFRNLLAHPDWSVTDACTDAYGKTLKKFHGWIASSSFTVAMKLAPDRKKFMEVITCKGDVRGDMEKFCLTFPPYLEENHKFLVRKICSKMYLFCYTTNPYMQQSCFLNFENDIIYSYWNDL, encoded by the exons ATGGAAGGAACAGTTTTTACTCCATCATTGGAAGGAATGCAGCACATCAGATCCCCACAAGGAGAAATGCTTACAAAGCCATTCCTGGACGTCTGCAAGTTGATTTTGCCAGTCAtag ATAAGTTTGGAACTGCTATGGCCCTTGTAAAGCGTGATATTGGTAGAAACACATCA agattggaaaaaaaataccAGTCGGATCCCTTTAGATACAACTACTTGTACAATATGGTGAAAGAAGAGTACGAATGTAAATCAGCGAAAGGATCAACAAGTTGTACTAATGGTATTCTTTGGTTGACAAG aGCAATGGATTTTATAGTAGAATTGTTCCGCAACTTACTTGCACATCCAGATTGGTCAGTGACTGATGCTTGTACAGATGCCTATGGCAAGACCCTGAAAAAATTCCATGGATGGATTGCTAGCTCAAGTTTcaca GTTGCTATGAAGCTGGCACCAGATAGGAAGAAATTCATGGAAGTGATAACTTGCAAAGGAGATGTTAGAGGCGACATGGAGAAATTTTGTTTGACATTTCCTCCATATCTTGAGGAAAATCATAAGTTTCTGGTAAGAAAAATTTGCTCAAAGATGTATCTTTTTTGCTATACCACCAATCCATATATGCAACAATCATGTTTCTTGAACTTTGAGAATGATATCATATATTCATATTGGAACGATCTGTGA